In Euzebya rosea, the sequence CGCCGACGCACCGGGCAGGCCTGGCCATCACGAGGACTCGGTGGGCAACCTCGAAGGCCTCTTGGATGTTGTGGGTCACGATGAGTGCGCTCTGGCTCGCCTGCTCCGCCAGCTCCACGAAGTCACTGCGCAGGGCCGCCGAGGTCACTTCATCCAGCGCGGAGAAGCTCTCATCGAGCAGCACGAGGTCCGGGTCGATGGCGAACGCCCGGGCCAGGGAGACCCGTTGGGCCATGCCGCCCGAGAGCTGCGCCGGGAAGCGATCGACGGCATCCTGCAGGTGCACCCGCTCCAGCCAGTGCGTGGCGCGGGCGAGGCGCTCCCGTCGGTCGACGCCGAGCACCTCCAGACCGAGGGCCACGTTGTCCAGTGCAGTGCGCCAGGGCAGGAGCTGCGGACTCTGGAAGGCCATGGAGAGTCGTCCCTGCATGGCGTCGGCGTCGCGCACCGGGTCGAGGTCGACCACCCGGACCGTGCCGGCCGCAGGGGCGAGGTTGCCCACCACGAGGTTGAGCACCGTGGACTTCCCGGCCCCGGTCCTGCCGAGGACTGCGACACGTTCGCCGGTCCGTACGTCGAAGGAGAGTCCCTCGACCGCCGTCACGTTGCCGAAGCGGACGGTGACATCGATCAAGGAGACCGCGGGGGATGTGGTGTCGGTCCTCATCCGATCGAGTTCTCCGGCCGCCACCGAAGGAGGACGCGTTCGAGCTGGTCCACGGTGGCGAGCATGACGAAGCTGAAGGCGACAAGGACCACCGTCCAGGCGAATATGCGGTCAGTCCGGAAGTTGGCCTGGGCCTCCACGATGGCGCTGCCAACGCCCGACGTGGCAGCGATGACTTCTGCGAACACAATTATCCGGAGGGTGAATGAGGCGATCGACTTCGTGGTCATGATCAGGTGGGACACCGTGTAGGGGATCAGGACCAGTCGCAGCATCTGCCAGCGGGTGGGCCGGAACTGCTGGACGGCATCGACCAGTCCACGGTCAAGCCCCTTCACCGCCTCATACACCGCGATCACATAGAACGGGACCGCCAGGGTGAACGCCACGAAGAAGATCCGTAGCTCGATGCCGCGGAACCACAGCACCGCGAACACCATGATCGACAGGGCCGGCGTGGCCAGCACCAGCCTGAAGAAGGCCTCGCCGAGCCGTCCGATGGTCCTTTGCAGACTCATCAGCAGCCCGATCAACCAACCCCCGAGCATCGCGGCGAGGATCGCGACAGCGAACCTGATGATCGAATCGACCATGTCGCTCCCATACTCGGAGAAGATCTCCACGAGGGAGTTCATAATCTCCGGCACCGGGGGCACGATGTAGGGCGGAAAGACGTAGCTCATCGCTTGCACCGCCACCGTCATGAGGGCCACGACGGCGATCACCGGCCACACCCCGGATCCCGCTGACGTGGGCGAAGGCTCCCCTGCCAGCGTCGCAGCGGACAGGCTCGGGTCGGGGGCATGCTCTGGCGAGTCGCCCCCCGACTGGCGGGCGACGCTGGGCGTGGACGTTCGGTTCATGGGACGCGCTCACTCGGTGAGGCCCTCGTAGAAGCTCTCGGGGACCTCACCACCCTGGTAGGAGTCGTCTTCCCGTCGCATCTCCAGCATGGCCCGGATGTCGGTGGCGATGTCCTCGCCCATGGGCCGCACGTCATAGACGTAGCGCCCGGACTCCACGGCCTCGCGGTAGACCCCCTCCTCGACGCCGATGTGCTCCACGGCGAGACGGTCCAACAGATCGACGTCGGCGTTGAGTGCCTCGGCTGCCTCCTGGAAGGCCAGGAACAGGCACTGCACCGTGGCGGGGTCGGCGCCCTGGTCGTCCCGGAAGGAGAGCACCGTCTGCCACGGCGTCTCGCCGTCGGTGAACTCCGCGAAGTCTGCGTTGGGGTTGTACAGGGGCACGAGGCCGGCTTCAGGATTGGTCACGATTGCGTTGGAGATGCTGACCTCGAACGACGACCCCACGTCAGCAGCCCCGGCCATGACCTGGGCCAACGCGTCG encodes:
- a CDS encoding ABC transporter ATP-binding protein, yielding MRTDTTSPAVSLIDVTVRFGNVTAVEGLSFDVRTGERVAVLGRTGAGKSTVLNLVVGNLAPAAGTVRVVDLDPVRDADAMQGRLSMAFQSPQLLPWRTALDNVALGLEVLGVDRRERLARATHWLERVHLQDAVDRFPAQLSGGMAQRVSLARAFAIDPDLVLLDESFSALDEVTSAALRSDFVELAEQASQSALIVTHNIQEAFEVAHRVLVMARPARCVGEFVTAEYDLTDPMAMSQVRDAVRELMEQDIPSHQQTPDHTANPAASSY
- a CDS encoding ABC transporter substrate-binding protein; its protein translation is MSAPMIAYAQENGLLEAYGIDLEVVENTNPTTMYQEFVSGRYDVNLGDPIAHAAMAADGVPIRILGGFNANLTWLVGTDDIEWTGPEVLAGHRIAVLQGAGGYLLIRAALRQFHDFDIEEQAETVGAQSPPDALAQVMAGAADVGSSFEVSISNAIVTNPEAGLVPLYNPNADFAEFTDGETPWQTVLSFRDDQGADPATVQCLFLAFQEAAEALNADVDLLDRLAVEHIGVEEGVYREAVESGRYVYDVRPMGEDIATDIRAMLEMRREDDSYQGGEVPESFYEGLTE
- a CDS encoding ABC transporter permease, yielding MIAVVALMTVAVQAMSYVFPPYIVPPVPEIMNSLVEIFSEYGSDMVDSIIRFAVAILAAMLGGWLIGLLMSLQRTIGRLGEAFFRLVLATPALSIMVFAVLWFRGIELRIFFVAFTLAVPFYVIAVYEAVKGLDRGLVDAVQQFRPTRWQMLRLVLIPYTVSHLIMTTKSIASFTLRIIVFAEVIAATSGVGSAIVEAQANFRTDRIFAWTVVLVAFSFVMLATVDQLERVLLRWRPENSIG